Proteins encoded by one window of Arachis ipaensis cultivar K30076 chromosome B04, Araip1.1, whole genome shotgun sequence:
- the LOC107639810 gene encoding E3 ubiquitin-protein ligase MIEL1-like → MLEVSYIYFSISEVFQVVCAVCDTKQPIGKQQFHCDDCGICRVGGQENYFHCEKCGSCYSVTLRDNHLCVENSMDMCITGSVIAIM, encoded by the exons ATGTTAGAAgtctcatatatatatttttcaatttctGAAGTGTTTCAGGTTGTTTGTGCAGTTTGTGACACTAAGCAGCCG ATAGGGAAACAACAGTTTCATTGTGATGATTGCGGAATCTGTAG GGTTGGTGGTCAAGAGAATTATTTCCACTGCGAGAAGTGTG GGTCATGCTATTCAGTTACACTGCGTGACAATCATTTGTGTGTGGAGAACTCCATGGACATGTGCATTACTGGTTCTGTTATTGCAATTATGTAG